The window GATATTTGGTGCCCAGTCCTACATGTGACACTTTGACCCCATGACATTTTGggattttatataaataatacacCATATTGTAAGTTTTTCAATGACATGTGTATCATTGAATACTGTGAGTGGGTTAGACTGGGTAAACGGCTCCAGGGCAGATTCCCAGGCTAATGCGTTAGCCTTATGGCTTATAGGTGGCTTGCTCAAACCAGCTCCTCCAGAAGATTCTTTGAAGAACTCACCTTTGGACGTCATCTTCTCTGTCACCTTCAGAGTCGACTGATGAAGACGGTTCAGGCATGACAGAGGACGGCAGTGGTGTGCTGAGAGTCACCACAGTGACGCAGACCCCACAGGTGTTCTTCAGGAGCACGACGACAGAGAGTGAGGCCGCCGGAGAGGTGGAGACTATGATGCCTACTAACGTGGACTTCACCTACACAGAAAGCCCCACCGACCTGCCTCTGGCTGAGCCGCCAAACATCACCGAGTCCGTCACTGATCTGATAGAGTCAGCCACAGCACAGCCAGATGTTGGCAGGGAGCTACACAAAGGCTTTGTGATACCTCCAACCGGTCAGTAAATGAGCCGCTGATGCATGCTATAATAACTGAAGAAGGACCACAGAGATTCCCTAATAATGACGTTCCAGGATTCCAGCCCACAGTAGTCTCTCCTGATCCCTCTACAGGCATGGTCTTCCATTACCGTTCAGCTGCTGGCCGCTACGCCTTCACTTTTGTCGAGGCCCAACAAGCCTGCCAGAGTGTTGGAGGCTCAATTGCCACGCCGCAGCAGCTGCAGGCAGCGTATGAAGCTGGATACCAGCAGTGTGACGCAGGTTGGCTACTGGATCAGACTGTAAGGTAAATCTGGATTTTCACAGAAAGTGAAGAGATTTCTGTTTTAACCCAGGTTTTATAGTTGTGTGCTCTCATGTAGGTATCCTATCGTTTACCCTCAAGAAGGCTGTGTTGGAGATCTGGGAGATCGACCCGGGGTTCGATCCTACGGTCTGAGGCCAGCACACGAGAGATACGATGTGTATTGCTACACTGACGGGCTCAAAGGTGATAAAAACCTTTCTCTAAAGTTGCAGTTATGACTTTGTAATATTGTATAGATTTTCTTTATTCACTGTCCTCCGTTCCACAGGAGAGGTTTTCCAcattggatcagctgaaggtttCACTTACAGTGAGGCTGTTTGTAGCTGTCAAGAGCAGAACGCCACAGCGGCCTCCACAGGACATCTCTATGCTGCCTGGAAAATGGGCTTTGACAAGTGCCGTGCAGGCTGGCTACTAGATCGCAGTGTGCGTTATCCCATCAACAATCCACGTGCGGAGTGCGGAGCGGGGAAAATAGGAGTGCACACTGTGTACAATcaccccaaccagactggctaTCCTGAACTTGATGCCAGATTTGATGCTTACTGTTTCAGAGGTAATTCTGAATGTCTCTATAATtcattaaccctctgaggtctaactacacatttgctttttaaaactaTTCTCCCAATTTTGGCAACCAGGggacagaaaattaatttgtcTTTCTCTCAAACAGGGCTTCTTATCATTGACGATTTATACCTTATACTTGACTCTTAACCACCATGATCATCATTTACTTACATTGCCTAATTTTCACAGCTGACATTCAGCTTATTGCAAATGAAACTGGACTGAACGTCACAGAAATTGAGGAGGCTCTACTAAATCTGACATCAGCTACCCATTTGTTACGACCTGGTGAGTGTCCTTCAGAGCTTGACTGGATTACCCATTTATTACCGTTTGTTTCCAAGCTTAACTTTCAAtttctgttttcagctgttCCCTCCATATCTCCTCCCATCGATGTAGAGACTTCAGGCTCTGGTTCAGGCTCAGCAGAAACTTCTGTAGTAGATTACACATCTGGAGGTCACTCTGGAGAATCGTCTGGATCTGGAGATAAGGTTACTTCTGGAGATGGCTCTGCTTCTGGAGACCTCCCTTCCTCTGGCTCTGGAGACCTGGCTGTCAGTGCGAGTGCGGACCTACCCAGCGGAGAATCAGGTCCCAGCAGTACAGATGTTTCTGGATCAGGTAGTGGAGAAGGGTCCACGATCAGTATTCTTTTTTCAGGCACTGACTCCACTCCTTCAGGCAAAGACTCAGGTTCTGGAGGACCTCAAGAAGCTGGAGAGGGAAGCACAGAGATCCTTACTTTCCCTTCATCTGATGTGGGATCTGGAGTGCTGAGTGGTAGCGGGGATGCGTCCTGGTCTGGATCCGGCTTCAGTTCTACAGAAAGTGGTTCTTCCACAGAAATGTCCTCTGGTTTCGTCACCAGTCAGGAGTTTTCTGGCTCTAGCAGTTTACCATCCAAATTTTCCTCTGGAAGTGGTAGTGGACAGTCAGGAGAGCTTTCAGAGAGTGGAGACACTCAGATCTTATTGATAGATGATAAACTGATTGATGCAACCACCTCCAGTAAATACAGTGAGCTTAGTGGAGACTTCTTCAGTGGCTCTGGGGACTTTTCAGGATCAGGCATTCTCATTTGTGATCTTAATGGAGATTGCAGTGGAGACCTCAGTGGAGACCTCAGTGGAGACCTCAGTGCCTCAGCCTCTGGAGGGTTTTCTGAATTTTTCCCTGGTGTGACTTTGGTGGGTTCAGGGTTCACTGAAGTGACAGGGTCATCGTCATCTGGGGTTTTACTCTACAGTTCTGCAGAGGGAAGTGGTGGATATCTGTCTGGATTTGGAAGCTCAAGTTTTCATTCTCTGTCTGGATCAGGACTTTCTGGATACGAGTCCTCTACAAGTGGAGAAGGAGGCAGTGTTACCTTCCTGTCTGAGGATGTAATGACAAAGGTATCTGAAAACACATCACCAGAGGGCTCAGGCACGCTGTTTTCGAAGCTTGGTAAGGGGCCTTTGGAGTACAGTGGAGGAGGAAGTAGTAGTGACAGTGGCTCTTACCCTGGGAGTGGAGACTCTCACTCATCTGCTGCCAGCATGACTTTTTCAGAAGACCCTTCGAGACATCTGCTAGTGGCCTATCCCATCATTGAGTGCCGTGTGACAGAGAGCACCACAGGACCACAGGAGGACCCTAATGACGTGCCAGAGACCCCCGATGATGTCCCTGTAATTCTGGTCCCTGCGGTTGTCCCGGCAGGACTAGCTGCACCTCCCATTACAGTTGCGCCACGCTCTGTTCAGACATCAGGCCCTGTTGAAGGTTAGTAAACATATTCTTGACACAACTTATATTTTCTGCTCtggatttaaaatatcatgtctTTGATAGTGACTCAACATGAAGTACTCTGTAGCTGTTTATGCCAATTAAAACGTTCAGTTCATTAGTTTTAAGGGTGTCACTATAACCATAACCACCAGGTGTcttttggtggtggtggtgtgttgATGTGCTAGCTGCACCTTTGAGAGGAAACTGTTGCTTTATTGTAGTTCCTGAAACAGAGGGTTAACTTTATTCTTGCTTTTACTTGGTGGGATTCAAAACATCAAATCATTCAACAGCAATAAAAAGTAAGCTGTGCATCAGATTTGAATGATTGTTACCTGAAAAAGTTAGCGTGTGCCAAGCTAGCTGCTACTTACTGTTAGCAGCACGTTACTTACTCTGTCCGCGTAGAATAAGTCATTCTCACCTACCGACTTCTTCGATTTGATGTCAAACTACAGGAACGACTGTCTTACCCTGGAAACTGTTTTCCATGAATGATTAACTTGTGCAGTGAACaaagtagtaataataataataaactttatttaacgCCACACTAAAGcacactaaaaaaaacccaagtaAGGCAGGGCTGCAGAAGCATCCACACAGTAGGCCTGAGGCTTTGAGGAGACCCTGTGAGTGGGAACCATCTGGCATAAATGTTGTTGATACCTGTGCAAGTTCAGCACA is drawn from Oreochromis aureus strain Israel breed Guangdong linkage group 1, ZZ_aureus, whole genome shotgun sequence and contains these coding sequences:
- the LOC116323944 gene encoding aggrecan core protein-like produces the protein MIRWTMLMALYVTVISATYDVYEQQSYMDPEDVLSVIIPLEGPQRPLLGGTLLLPCYFEDHTVDDPGAPTIAPLSHRIKWSFVTKEKVTTIIVARGGKVRITENYEDRVQLVAYPGTPTDASIRISELRSSDTGVYRCEVQHDIEDSHSIVHVQVQGIVFHYRAIMGRYSLTFEKAKAACTQNSAVMASPEQLQAAYDDGFHQCDAGWLSDHTVRYPIQSPRMNCYGDKVELPGVRTYGVRDLNETYDVYCFAEKMTGRVFYTATAEKFTFSEAALACSHKGAQLATTGQLYLAWQGGMDVCNAGWLADRSVRYPINIRRSQCGGGLIGVRTVYLHTNQTGYPLPESRCDAFCYTESTDEDGSGMTEDGSGVLRVTTVTQTPQVFFRSTTTESEAAGEVETMMPTNVDFTYTESPTDLPLAEPPNITESVTDLIESATAQPDVGRELHKGFVIPPTGMVFHYRSAAGRYAFTFVEAQQACQSVGGSIATPQQLQAAYEAGYQQCDAGWLLDQTVRYPIVYPQEGCVGDLGDRPGVRSYGLRPAHERYDVYCYTDGLKGEVFHIGSAEGFTYSEAVCSCQEQNATAASTGHLYAAWKMGFDKCRAGWLLDRSVRYPINNPRAECGAGKIGVHTVYNHPNQTGYPELDARFDAYCFRADIQLIANETGLNVTEIEEALLNLTSATHLLRPAVPSISPPIDVETSGSGSGSAETSVVDYTSGGHSGESSGSGDKVTSGDGSASGDLPSSGSGDLAVSASADLPSGESGPSSTDVSGSGSGEGSTISILFSGTDSTPSGKDSGSGGPQEAGEGSTEILTFPSSDVGSGVLSGSGDASWSGSGFSSTESGSSTEMSSGFVTSQEFSGSSSLPSKFSSGSGSGQSGELSESGDTQILLIDDKLIDATTSSKYSELSGDFFSGSGDFSGSGILICDLNGDCSGDLSGDLSGDLSASASGGFSEFFPGVTLVGSGFTEVTGSSSSGVLLYSSAEGSGGYLSGFGSSSFHSLSGSGLSGYESSTSGEGGSVTFLSEDVMTKVSENTSPEGSGTLFSKLGKGPLEYSGGGSSSDSGSYPGSGDSHSSAASMTFSEDPSRHLLVAYPIIECRVTESTTGPQEDPNDVPETPDDVPVILVPAVVPAGLAAPPITVAPRSVQTSGPVEGHVGACEPNPCGDASCTAENGFAFCDEVDVCRSDPCANGATCVETVDSFKCLCLPSYGGERCEIEEQLCEDGWTKFQGNCYRHFTEREAWVTAEQCCRDHNAHLVSIISPEEQHFVNANAQDYQWIGLNDKTVENDFQWTDGTPLQYENWRPNQPDNYVNSEEDCVVMIWHSDGQWNDVPCSYHLPFTCKKGSVSCGAPPEVSNACMFGKKRVVYPVGSIIRYRCNPGFRQRHLPLVRCQPDGQWEKPQVKCTDVKSQRRAQRRSLRSPERNSRHH